The following coding sequences lie in one Girardinichthys multiradiatus isolate DD_20200921_A chromosome 13, DD_fGirMul_XY1, whole genome shotgun sequence genomic window:
- the psmb2 gene encoding proteasome subunit beta type-2: MEYLIGIQGPDYVLVAADNVAASSIIQMKHDYDKMFKLSEKILLLCVGEAGDTVQFAEYIQKNVQLYKMRNGYELSPSAAANFTRKNLADYLRSRTPYHVNLLLAGYDESDGPGLFYMDYMASLAKAPFAAHGYGAFLTLSIMDRYYRPDLTRDEAMDLLKKCIEELNRRFILNLPSFNVRLIDKDGVHDLQKITLGTK, translated from the exons ATGGAATATTTAATCGGGATTCAGGGGCCGGATTATGTGCTCGTCGCTGCTGATAATGTTGCTGCCAGCAGCATCATTCAGATGAAACACG ACTACGACAAGATGTTCAAGCTGAGTGAGAAGATTCTTCTGCTGTGCGTGGGAGAGGCAGGAGACACGGTGCAGTTTGCCGAGTACATCCAGAAGAACGTTCAGCTCTACAAAATGAGGAACG GTTATGAACTGAGTCCGTCAGCAGCAGCTAACTTCACACGGAAGAACCTTGCAGACTATCTACGGAGCAGG ACTCCATACCACGTCAACCTGCTGCTGGCAGGCTACGACGAATCCGACGGTCCCGGCCTCTTCTACATGGACTACATGGCCTCCCTGGCCAAGGCCCCCTTCGCCGCCCATGGATACGGAGCCTTCCTCACTCTGTCCATCATGGACAGATACTACAGACCAG ATCTGACCCGAGACGAAGCCATGGACCTGCTGAAGAAGTGCATCGAAGAG CTGAACCGACGCTTCATTCTGAACCTGCCCTCCTTTAACGTCCGTCTGATCGACAAGGACGGCGTCCATGACTTGCAGAAGATCACCCTCGGTACCAAGTGA
- the cdca5 gene encoding sororin, which produces MSEGIPHAVMAEANHLQASQPRRSARFGSPGALRESETKMALGVKRSITVRKIAPRKTVAISENNKENTPRRSQQLREKGRSQHIPEPTVSTPDRRTPTISSARKKKQRQPAVPSPVLHTSSAAKKTQQTSVPSPILASSPPTSSQPTDEEGSIWIQKVRRSYSRLSDSSPRSPRNRETLFGFEKLNTPEVIRSRVEDSRTTLEVSGSFVSMLEADERCPEPDLNIPGVAVVKEKKRRRRRKVQQIDTEDLEVLAAQMNAEFREAEEFALVVE; this is translated from the coding sequence ATGAGCGAAGGGATCCCCCACGCCGTGATGGCGGAGGCGAACCACCTCCAAGCCTCGCAGCCGAGACGATCTGCTCGGTTTGGTTCTCCAGGAGCTCTGCGGGAAAGCGAGACCAAGATGGCGCTGGGAGTAAAACGGTCCATCACTGTGAGGAAGATCGCCCCCAGGAAAACCGTAGCTATATCTGAAAACAACAAGGAAAACACTCCGAGGAGATCCCAACAGCTTCGGGAGAAAGGGCGATCCCAACACATCCCGGAGCCAACGGTCTCAACCCCGGACCGCCGGACACCCACCATCTCTTCAGccaggaagaagaagcagcGGCAGCCAGCCGTACCTTCACCCGTCCTCCACACCTCCTCTGCCGCTAAGAAGACGCAACAGACCTCCGTACCTTCACCCATCCTCGCCTCCTCTCCCCCGACCTCCTCTCAGCCCACAGATGAAGAAGGCTCGATCTGGATCCAGAAGGTTCGCCGCTCCTACAGCAGGCTTAGCGACAGCTCGCCCCGCAGCCCCAGAAACAGAGAGACTTTGTTCGGCTTCGAGAAGCTAAACACCCCGGAGGTGATCCGTAGTCGGGTCGAGGATTCTAGGACCACTCTAGAGGTTTCTGGGTCATTCGTGTCTATGTTGGAGGCCGATGAACGCTGTCCCGAACCGGACCTGAACATCCCCGGCGTGGCGGTGGTgaaggagaagaagaggaggaggaggaggaaggttCAGCAGATCGACACCGAGGATCTGGAGGTTCTGGCGGCCCAGATGAACGCAGAGTTCCGGGAGGCAGAGGAGTTCGCGCTGGTGGTGGAATGA